The segment CGCGTGCACTGTGAACTCTTCCCCATCCTGGGCCTGCAGGGGGAGCAAGCTTTACCCCAGAAGGAAGCGGCAGGGAAGCACGGCCTGCACAGAGCCTCCTGGAATGTGGCAAGGCTCCTTGGCACCGAACCTTCTTTAATTAGTTCTCAACTAAAAATAGCTCCCCCACCACCCGGGCTGCACACCTACCTCCTGGCCTGGCACTGAAGTGTGCCTGAGCTACTCTTGGGGGTGACAGCCAGCCTGTGACAGAACCTACAACACGGAGGGTGCACAGAGCAGGAGGCTTTATTGAGGGAGATACAGAAGTGGGCGTGGGCTCTCGTGCCAGCCAGGCCGCGGCCTCCACTCGTCCCACACGGCCCTGCGGCTCCTGCACACCCCTCCCTCCCCGGCTCCGGGACAGCAGGCAACACAGAGGAGTCTTACCCAGCCTTGGCAGAGGTGCCGGGAGGGCCTTCAGAGTCTGTCCAGGGGAGGGTTGGGGGGACACAGGACAGCCCTTCTGTGCTGTCGATGACATGCCTGCCacatctatccatctgtccaccGCCTGGTCCATCTCTGCCTGAGGGGCCCTCCTGTCACTTGCAACTCTGGAGCCGGGTCCTGTGGTGCTTCTCCTCGGTCAGGAGGGGGATGAAGGTATCACTGTGGGACAGCTTCAGCCGGCTGCTGCAGCTGGGCGCCTCCTTCCCCGCAGGCTCTGGAGGGAGGTTGTCCAGGTCACTGCGGGAGCCCCCGGTCTTGCCCTCGCCCCCGCTGCTGGAGTTGAGTTCCATCAGCTCCAGCTCGTGCTTGGCCGCCGTCTCCAGGACGCGCTGCTTGTTGTAGTACCTGACAAAGTTGTTGATGATGGGGTGGATGGGCAGGGCGATGGCGATGACACCACACAAGAAGCTGATGGCCGCGTTGAGCTTGCCTAGCGTGGTCTTGGGGTAGATGTCGCCGTAGCCGACGGTTGTCATGGTGATGATGGCCCACCAGAAGGACTGGGGGATGCTCTTAAACAGGGTCTCTGGGTGGCTCTGCTCCATGGTGTAGCCCAGGGCAGAGAAGACAAAGATACCCACTGCCAGGTACATGAGCAGCAGCCCCAGTTCCTTGAAGCTGCGCTTGAGGGCATAGGTGAGGGTCTGCAGGCCCGAGGAGTGGCGGGCCAGCTTGAAGATGCGTGCGATGCGCATGATCCGCAGCGCCTGCACCGCCTGCTGCACGTTGGTCAGCTCCATCATGCGGGCACCCAGGTGCGTGAGCGTGAGGCTCACGTAGAAGGGGAGGATGGCCAGCACGTCCACAATGTTCATGAAGGACAGCGCGAAGTGCAGCTTGTTGGGTGACGAGAAGAGGCGCAGCAGGTACTCCAGGGTGAACCAGCCAATGCACGCCGTCTCCACGTTCTCCAGCGTCGGGTGCTCCACGCGGTTGCCCTCGGCGTCCAGCACCTGCAGCTCGGGGATGGTGCCCATGCACATGACCACGGACGAGACAAGGATGAGCAGGAAGGAGAGCACGGCCACCACCCGCGCCGGGCACGAAGACTCGGGCTTCTCCAGGAACTTCCAGACGCACTTCTGGCAGCGGCGCCAGCGGCCCTCGGCCGCGTCCACGCCCAGGTCGTCCAGGATGAGCTGCACGCGGCGCGCGATCTCCTCTAGCTCCTCGCGCTTCTCGCTCAGGTGGCTCTTGCAACAGTCGTCCAGGAACTTGAGGTCCACCTTCCAGAAGTCCATCTCGTTCTTGAAGCAGATGGGGCAGATGCCCTTCTTCATGTGGACCTCCCCGAAATAGTACACCTCGATAACACACTTGAAGGCGTCCGGGTCCCTGTCAAAGTAGAACTCGCGCTTGCCGGGGTCGTAGTCGTcgcacagggag is part of the Symphalangus syndactylus isolate Jambi chromosome 18, NHGRI_mSymSyn1-v2.1_pri, whole genome shotgun sequence genome and harbors:
- the KCNF1 gene encoding potassium voltage-gated channel subfamily F member 1, yielding MDGSGERSLPEPGSQSSAASDDIEIVVNVGGVRQVLYGDLLSQYPETRLAELINCLAGGYDTIFSLCDDYDPGKREFYFDRDPDAFKCVIEVYYFGEVHMKKGICPICFKNEMDFWKVDLKFLDDCCKSHLSEKREELEEIARRVQLILDDLGVDAAEGRWRRCQKCVWKFLEKPESSCPARVVAVLSFLLILVSSVVMCMGTIPELQVLDAEGNRVEHPTLENVETACIGWFTLEYLLRLFSSPNKLHFALSFMNIVDVLAILPFYVSLTLTHLGARMMELTNVQQAVQALRIMRIARIFKLARHSSGLQTLTYALKRSFKELGLLLMYLAVGIFVFSALGYTMEQSHPETLFKSIPQSFWWAIITMTTVGYGDIYPKTTLGKLNAAISFLCGVIAIALPIHPIINNFVRYYNKQRVLETAAKHELELMELNSSSGGEGKTGGSRSDLDNLPPEPAGKEAPSCSSRLKLSHSDTFIPLLTEEKHHRTRLQSCK